TGATACTATTTTGACGCAATTTTATGGAGATTATATGACCCTACCACCAGAAGAAAAACGCTTCTACAGTCATGAATTTCACGCTTACAAATTGGAGGATTAGGATGCAGTATTTAGAAAAAGAAGAAATTAAAGAAATTCAACTAGCCCTGCTAGACTATATTGATGAGACTTGTAAGAAACATGATATTCCTTATTTTCTCAGTTATGGAACCATGCTTGGAGCTATCCGCCACAAAGGTATGATTCCCTGGGACGATGATATCGATATTTCCCTTTATCGTGAAGATTATGAGCGCTTATTGAAAATTATTAAGGAAGAAGACCATCCACGTTATAAGGTTCTATCCTACGACACTTCTTCTTGGTACTTCCATAATTTCGCATCGATTTTGGATACTTCTACTGTTATCGAAGACCATGTTAAGTACAAGCGTCATGACACCAGTCTCTTTATCGATGTCTTCCCAATTGATCGCTTTACAGATTTGAGCATTGTCGACAAGAGTTATAAGTATGTAGCTCTTCGTCAACTAGCTTATATCAAAAAATCACGCGCAGTTCACGGTGACAGCAAGTTAAAAGATTTTCTAAGATTATGTAGCTGGTACGCCCTCCGATTTGTCAATCCCCGTTACTTTTACAAGAAAATTGATCAGCTAGTCAAAAATGCTGCAACTAACACTCCTCAATATGAGGGAGGAATTGGTATTGGTAAAGAAGGAATGAAAGAAGTCTTCCCAGTTGATACCTTTAAAGAACTCATCTTAACTGAGTTTGAAGGCCGTATGTTGCCCGTCCCTAAAAAATATGATCAATTTTTAACCCAGATGTACGGGGATTATATGACACCACCATCAAAGGAAATGCAAGAATGGTATAGTCATAGCATTAAAGCTTATCGCAAAAGCTGATTAAGCAGTAGTTTACAAGAAAAAATATAACAAAAAAGAGAAGATCGTTATACCTTCTCTTTTTTCTATTTAAATCGCTTCTGTGACAAAACTACGGCTTTCCAATACTTTGAGCATGGCGTTAGCTGTATCTAGGGCTGTGAAGAGGGGCACCCCGTGTTCAATAGCTGAACGGCGAATCTGCTCTCCATCTTCGTCTGCAGTTCGTTTTGTTCCTACTGTGTTAATGATAGCTTGAATTCTTCCTTTACGAACAAAGCTTGGAATATCCTTATCGTCATCACCAATCTTACCAACAGGTTGGGCTTGCAATCCATGACTGGCAAAGAAGGCTGCTGTCCCTTCTGTCGCGAGGATTCCATAGCCAATATTTTGGAAACGACAAGCCAAGTCCAAGGCTTCTTCTTTGGCATCATCAGCGATGGTAAATACAACGTTACCAAAAGTTGGCAAGTGTAAGTAAGAAGCTTCAAAGGCCTTATAGAGAGCTTTTTCCAAAGTCGTATCAGAACCCATAACTTCCCCTGTTGACTTCATTTCAGGACCAAGTAAGCTGTCTACCTTAGCTAG
The Streptococcus toyakuensis genome window above contains:
- a CDS encoding LicD family protein, with amino-acid sequence MQYLEKEEIKEIQLALLDYIDETCKKHDIPYFLSYGTMLGAIRHKGMIPWDDDIDISLYREDYERLLKIIKEEDHPRYKVLSYDTSSWYFHNFASILDTSTVIEDHVKYKRHDTSLFIDVFPIDRFTDLSIVDKSYKYVALRQLAYIKKSRAVHGDSKLKDFLRLCSWYALRFVNPRYFYKKIDQLVKNAATNTPQYEGGIGIGKEGMKEVFPVDTFKELILTEFEGRMLPVPKKYDQFLTQMYGDYMTPPSKEMQEWYSHSIKAYRKS